Proteins encoded within one genomic window of Limibacillus sp.:
- a CDS encoding acetyl/propionyl/methylcrotonyl-CoA carboxylase subunit alpha: MKTRRIDRLLIANRGEIACRVIRTARSLGIRSIAVYSDADAGALHVREADEAYNIGPAAAAESYLRGEVILDVARRSGADAVHPGYGFLSENAAFAEACEEAGVIFVGPPAAAIRAMGSKSEAKAIMEKAGVPLVPGYHGEEQDPAFLSERAAEIGYPVLIKASAGGGGKGMRAVERAEDFAEALAGAKREAASAFGDERVLIERYLKQPRHIEVQVFADGHGNALHLHERDCSLQRRHQKVLEEAPAPGLDPAQRREMGEAAVAAAKAIGYRGAGTVEFIAEEGEFFFMEMNTRLQVEHPVTEAITGQDLVAWQLSVAAGEALPLAQDQVPLAGHAFEARLYAEDPARDFLPATGKLTRLRYPDAGGGLRIDAGVTEGDSVTPFYDPMIAKIIAWGPDRASALRRLRGGLDELRLSGVTTNLDFLGRVLRHEGFEAGGVDTGFIAREAERLIPPAAPLGPRELAALAVFELHQRRLEAKAQADMSSDPVSPWFTGEGWRLNAETHNRLTYQLGEESQEVTLLFGRGGLRLDCGDGPLPLSYEPLSNGDLSISLAGERFTAGVLAEGLDRLLFLEGALRRVMTDDPLARAGESEAGPGSLAAPMPAKVTALLVAVGDRVAAGQTLVVLEAMKMEHSLRAPLEGTVSAIHYAVGDLVEEGGELLSLEEAS; this comes from the coding sequence TGCCGCGGAGAGCTATCTCAGGGGGGAGGTCATCCTCGACGTGGCGCGCAGGAGCGGCGCGGATGCGGTCCACCCGGGCTACGGTTTCCTGTCGGAGAACGCGGCTTTCGCCGAAGCCTGCGAGGAGGCGGGGGTGATCTTCGTCGGCCCGCCGGCTGCCGCGATCCGGGCCATGGGTTCCAAGAGCGAGGCCAAGGCGATCATGGAGAAGGCGGGCGTGCCGCTGGTGCCGGGCTATCACGGAGAGGAGCAGGATCCGGCGTTCCTGTCCGAGCGCGCGGCGGAGATCGGCTACCCCGTCCTGATCAAGGCCTCCGCCGGCGGCGGCGGCAAGGGGATGCGCGCCGTCGAGCGGGCGGAGGACTTCGCCGAGGCACTTGCCGGCGCGAAGCGCGAAGCGGCATCGGCCTTTGGCGACGAACGGGTTCTGATCGAACGCTATCTGAAGCAACCCCGGCATATCGAAGTGCAGGTCTTCGCGGATGGGCACGGCAACGCCCTGCATCTTCACGAGCGCGACTGTTCCCTGCAGCGGCGGCACCAGAAGGTTCTGGAGGAGGCGCCTGCCCCGGGTCTCGATCCTGCTCAGCGCAGGGAGATGGGCGAGGCGGCGGTCGCCGCCGCCAAGGCCATCGGCTATCGCGGCGCCGGGACCGTCGAGTTCATCGCGGAGGAGGGGGAGTTCTTCTTCATGGAGATGAACACCCGCCTGCAGGTCGAGCACCCCGTGACCGAGGCGATCACGGGCCAGGACCTGGTCGCCTGGCAGCTGTCGGTGGCGGCGGGGGAGGCCCTGCCCTTGGCTCAGGATCAAGTGCCGCTTGCGGGGCACGCCTTCGAGGCCAGACTCTACGCCGAAGACCCGGCGCGCGACTTCTTGCCCGCGACCGGCAAGCTTACCCGGTTGCGCTATCCCGATGCAGGCGGAGGGCTCCGCATCGATGCAGGGGTCACCGAGGGGGATTCGGTCACGCCGTTCTACGATCCGATGATTGCCAAGATTATCGCCTGGGGGCCGGACCGGGCCTCGGCGCTCCGCAGGCTGCGGGGCGGGCTCGATGAGCTGCGCCTCTCAGGCGTCACCACGAACCTCGACTTCCTGGGCCGCGTGCTGCGCCACGAGGGCTTCGAGGCGGGCGGCGTTGATACCGGCTTCATCGCCCGGGAGGCGGAGCGCCTCATTCCCCCTGCCGCGCCGCTTGGACCCAGAGAGCTGGCCGCGCTGGCCGTGTTCGAGCTGCACCAGCGGCGGCTGGAGGCGAAGGCGCAGGCTGATATGTCCAGTGATCCGGTCTCGCCCTGGTTCACCGGCGAGGGCTGGCGCCTCAACGCCGAGACCCACAATCGGCTGACCTACCAACTGGGCGAGGAAAGCCAGGAGGTGACGCTGCTTTTCGGACGGGGTGGGCTGCGCCTGGACTGCGGTGACGGGCCGCTGCCGCTTTCCTATGAGCCTCTGTCAAACGGCGATCTCTCCATTTCCCTGGCGGGCGAGCGCTTCACCGCGGGCGTCCTAGCCGAGGGGCTCGACCGGCTCTTGTTCCTGGAGGGCGCCTTGCGCCGGGTTATGACGGACGATCCGCTCGCGCGGGCGGGGGAGAGTGAAGCGGGACCGGGGTCCTTGGCGGCCCCCATGCCGGCCAAGGTGACCGCTCTGCTGGTCGCGGTCGGCGACCGGGTCGCGGCGGGCCAGACCCTGGTCGTGCTGGAGGCCATGAAGATGGAACACAGCCTGCGCGCGCCTTTAGAGGGCACCGTCTCCGCGATCCACTACGCCGTGGGCGATCTGGTGGAGGAGGGCGGCGAGCTGCTGTCGCTCGAGGAGGCGTCATGA
- a CDS encoding hydroxymethylglutaryl-CoA lyase, with protein sequence MTLPKAVKIVEVGPRDGLQNEAQPVSLEDKAQLIGMLAEAGLKVIEAGAFVSPKWVPQMAGSAELLALLPEREGVSYPVLVPNMKGLEAALAAGAREIAIFGAASESFSQKNINCSIAESLERFRPVAETARAEGLAVRGYLSCVLGCPYEGEIAPETVAGVAKELRALGCYEVSLGDTIGVGTPAKAQAMLDRVAEDVPIGQLAVHFHDTYGQALANVLACLERGVATVDSSVAGLGGCPYATGASGNLASEDLVYMLQGLGIETGVDLDKLAAAGRFISGRLGREPQSKVSRALAGKAA encoded by the coding sequence ATGACGCTGCCAAAGGCGGTAAAGATCGTAGAGGTGGGGCCACGCGACGGCCTTCAGAACGAAGCCCAGCCGGTCAGTCTCGAGGACAAGGCGCAGCTCATAGGAATGCTGGCGGAGGCCGGCCTCAAGGTGATCGAAGCCGGCGCTTTCGTCAGCCCGAAGTGGGTGCCGCAGATGGCTGGAAGCGCGGAGCTGCTCGCGCTGCTGCCCGAGCGCGAGGGGGTCAGCTATCCAGTCCTGGTTCCGAACATGAAGGGGCTGGAGGCGGCGCTGGCGGCTGGGGCACGGGAAATCGCCATCTTCGGGGCGGCCTCGGAGAGCTTCTCGCAGAAGAACATCAACTGTTCGATCGCGGAAAGCCTGGAGCGCTTCCGCCCGGTGGCCGAGACGGCGCGCGCCGAGGGTCTGGCCGTGCGCGGCTATCTCTCCTGTGTTCTGGGTTGCCCCTACGAGGGAGAGATCGCCCCGGAGACGGTGGCCGGCGTCGCCAAGGAGCTTCGGGCGCTGGGCTGCTACGAGGTGTCGCTGGGAGACACCATCGGCGTGGGCACGCCCGCCAAGGCCCAGGCGATGCTGGACCGGGTCGCCGAGGACGTCCCGATCGGCCAGCTCGCGGTGCATTTCCACGACACCTACGGACAGGCGCTGGCCAATGTCCTCGCCTGCCTGGAAAGGGGCGTGGCGACGGTCGATTCCTCGGTGGCGGGCCTTGGCGGCTGTCCCTATGCGACGGGAGCGAGCGGCAATCTGGCGAGTGAGGATCTGGTTTACATGCTCCAGGGGCTGGGGATCGAGACGGGCGTCGACTTGGACAAGCTCGCCGCTGCCGGCCGCTTCATCTCCGGGCGCTTGGGCCGGGAGCCGCAATCGAAGGTAAGCCGCGCGCTCGCGGGCAAGGCGGCATGA
- a CDS encoding DUF1489 domain-containing protein, which produces MIKLSVGTESLEDLSAWHAERLKRSGRLWHRTRMMPKRGDEIVEGGGSIYWVIKGVVLGRQRILGFERVIDSQGRPDTLILLDKDLVAVEPRPHRAFQGWRYLKAEAAPRDLGEGGKDLAEMPAEMVAELRALGLL; this is translated from the coding sequence ATGATCAAGCTATCCGTGGGCACGGAGAGTTTGGAAGACCTCTCCGCCTGGCACGCCGAACGCCTGAAGCGTAGCGGCCGGCTCTGGCACCGTACGCGCATGATGCCCAAGCGCGGCGACGAGATCGTCGAGGGCGGCGGCTCGATCTACTGGGTGATCAAGGGTGTGGTCCTGGGGCGCCAGCGGATTCTGGGCTTCGAGAGGGTGATCGATTCGCAAGGTCGGCCCGATACCCTGATCCTGTTGGACAAGGACCTCGTGGCGGTGGAGCCGCGCCCACATCGCGCCTTTCAAGGCTGGCGCTACCTGAAGGCGGAAGCCGCGCCGCGCGATCTGGGGGAAGGGGGGAAGGATCTTGCCGAGATGCCGGCCGAAATGGTCGCAGAGTTGCGTGCTTTAGGATTGCTTTGA
- a CDS encoding NAD(P)-dependent oxidoreductase: MALGDKPEILFIGLGKMGLPMARRLLEGGYAVTGSDSSSGAMEAFEALGGKRGDPAQAAAQKAVVVITMLPDGGTVRKVLLGERGLAPFLGEGACVIDMSSSAPEGTQQLQRDLSALGVPLVDAPVSGGVKKAVDGTLAIMAGGEPADIERVTPILSCMGAKIFRAGPIGAGHAMKALNNFVSAAGLTALCEALVVGERFGIDGEAMVDILNASTGRNNSSEVKAKPFILSGRYDSGFALALMSKDIGIAAALAESLGLDTPNLRQSNALWREALAELGPEADHTEIFKAIAARKGE, encoded by the coding sequence CTGGCGCTTGGCGATAAGCCGGAGATTCTGTTCATCGGACTGGGGAAGATGGGCTTGCCCATGGCGCGGCGCTTGCTTGAGGGCGGGTACGCCGTGACGGGTTCGGACAGCTCTTCTGGCGCAATGGAGGCCTTCGAGGCCCTGGGCGGCAAGAGGGGGGACCCGGCCCAAGCGGCCGCGCAGAAAGCTGTGGTCGTGATTACCATGCTCCCGGACGGTGGAACCGTCCGGAAGGTCCTGCTCGGCGAGCGCGGCCTGGCGCCTTTCTTGGGCGAGGGCGCCTGCGTCATCGACATGAGCTCTTCCGCGCCCGAGGGAACACAGCAGCTGCAGCGCGATCTTTCCGCTCTCGGGGTCCCTCTGGTCGATGCTCCAGTTTCCGGCGGCGTGAAGAAGGCGGTGGACGGGACGCTGGCGATCATGGCCGGAGGGGAGCCCGCGGATATCGAGCGTGTCACGCCCATCCTCTCCTGCATGGGAGCAAAGATTTTCAGGGCCGGGCCCATCGGCGCCGGGCACGCCATGAAGGCGCTCAACAACTTTGTTTCAGCCGCGGGCCTGACGGCGCTCTGCGAGGCCCTTGTGGTCGGCGAGCGCTTCGGGATCGACGGAGAGGCGATGGTGGACATCCTCAACGCCTCGACGGGGCGCAACAACTCCAGCGAGGTCAAAGCCAAGCCCTTCATCCTGTCGGGACGTTACGATTCCGGTTTCGCGCTCGCTCTGATGTCGAAGGACATCGGAATCGCCGCCGCTCTGGCCGAGAGCCTGGGCCTCGACACACCGAACCTGCGGCAGAGCAATGCGCTTTGGAGGGAGGCCTTGGCCGAACTCGGACCAGAGGCCGATCACACGGAGATCTTCAAGGCGATCGCCGCCAGGAAAGGGGAGTAA
- a CDS encoding N-acyl homoserine lactonase family protein produces the protein MSEETYEVYAIKYGHHDRPARENFLDGRGDDHNMPLDYFLWAIVGEDRSFVVDCGFDEVTGRARGRKTTRPPAEGLKAIGLAPERVEDVIITHMHYDHAGNHTLFPEARYHLQEREMHYCTGRCMCHGALNHAFEAEDVAAMVRRVFEGRVRFHDGASEIAPGLSVHWIGGHTDGLQVVRVRTRRGWLVLASDASHFYANMDQARPFPIVYNLGDMLEGYRKLDALAESHAHVIPGHDPQVLTRYPAAGRGLEDWVVRLDADPLA, from the coding sequence ATGAGTGAGGAGACCTACGAGGTCTACGCCATCAAGTACGGCCACCACGACCGCCCGGCGCGCGAGAACTTTCTCGACGGGCGGGGCGACGACCACAACATGCCGCTCGACTACTTCCTCTGGGCCATCGTCGGAGAGGACAGGAGCTTCGTCGTGGACTGCGGTTTCGACGAGGTGACCGGGCGCGCGCGTGGGCGCAAGACCACGAGACCGCCCGCGGAGGGCTTGAAGGCCATCGGCCTGGCGCCGGAGAGGGTCGAGGACGTGATCATCACCCACATGCACTACGATCACGCGGGCAACCACACCCTCTTTCCCGAGGCGCGCTATCACCTGCAGGAGCGAGAGATGCACTACTGCACGGGCCGCTGCATGTGCCACGGTGCCCTCAATCACGCTTTCGAGGCGGAGGACGTCGCAGCGATGGTGCGCCGGGTCTTCGAGGGCAGGGTGCGCTTCCACGACGGCGCATCCGAGATCGCCCCCGGCCTATCGGTTCATTGGATCGGCGGGCACACCGACGGACTTCAGGTGGTCCGGGTGCGCACGCGCCGCGGCTGGCTGGTGCTCGCCTCCGACGCCTCCCACTTCTATGCGAACATGGATCAGGCGCGGCCCTTTCCGATCGTCTACAACCTGGGCGACATGCTGGAAGGCTACCGAAAGCTCGACGCCTTGGCCGAAAGCCACGCGCATGTGATTCCGGGACACGACCCTCAGGTCCTGACCCGCTATCCGGCGGCGGGCAGGGGGCTCGAAGATTGGGTTGTGCGGCTCGACGCCGATCCGCTTGCGTAA
- a CDS encoding GntR family transcriptional regulator has translation MNHQTNPQPPEPLRSETRLYEVLRERICTALYPFGAILRETELAEEFGVSRTPVRETLQRLANHGLVETRRGVGTIVTAGDPSTLAAIYAMRIEVAGMIGRLATRPCPPESAAGMAALHEELSSLTVPCDAMTFWRCNERRHGIINALIENPELRQLHDLYYYKVAPFWFPYFQENPERELALLLRELEETAFWMATGDMVAVANMQQNHTSMGARRAESSTRPG, from the coding sequence ATGAACCACCAAACCAACCCGCAGCCGCCTGAGCCACTGCGAAGCGAAACGCGCCTCTACGAAGTTCTGAGGGAGCGCATCTGCACGGCCCTCTATCCCTTCGGCGCGATCCTGCGCGAAACCGAACTGGCCGAGGAGTTCGGGGTCAGCCGCACGCCGGTGCGCGAAACGCTACAGCGGCTGGCGAACCATGGGCTTGTGGAGACACGCCGGGGCGTCGGCACCATCGTGACGGCAGGCGACCCCTCTACCTTGGCGGCCATCTATGCCATGCGCATCGAGGTCGCCGGCATGATCGGCCGATTGGCCACCCGCCCCTGTCCGCCTGAGAGCGCTGCGGGCATGGCCGCGCTTCATGAGGAGCTCTCCAGCCTCACCGTCCCCTGCGACGCCATGACTTTCTGGCGCTGCAACGAACGGCGTCACGGTATCATCAACGCCTTGATCGAGAACCCGGAACTGCGCCAGCTCCACGATCTCTACTATTACAAGGTCGCGCCCTTCTGGTTCCCCTACTTCCAGGAAAATCCGGAAAGGGAGCTGGCGTTGCTTCTGCGCGAGCTGGAGGAGACGGCCTTCTGGATGGCGACCGGCGACATGGTCGCGGTCGCCAACATGCAGCAGAACCACACCTCCATGGGCGCGAGACGCGCCGAGAGCTCGACCAGGCCCGGTTAA
- a CDS encoding arylmalonate decarboxylase, with protein sequence MRLDHPDVASLESFSAGPVRFDAGRNARGKIGFVLIPNEQTIEEDMIRHLPPGFGGYFARAAMPREITSESLAQLRGSLADAASRILPDDKVDVICLACTSGTVAVGEEAARQELLKGAPGAKATTLAGSVRKALTAMDAKRIVLGSPYLPELNEAVARYLKAAGFEVVAARGMGLSYDTEMIRVAPDYLVEFACALDQPEADALLLSCGALRSIEVVEEIERKIGKPVICSNQAMLWDCLRLAGAEDRLEGLGRLLREH encoded by the coding sequence GTGCGCCTTGATCACCCTGATGTCGCATCGCTGGAAAGCTTCTCCGCGGGACCGGTCCGCTTCGATGCGGGGCGCAACGCGCGCGGCAAGATCGGCTTTGTCCTGATCCCCAACGAGCAGACGATCGAGGAGGACATGATCCGGCACCTTCCGCCCGGCTTCGGCGGGTACTTCGCCCGCGCGGCGATGCCCCGGGAGATCACCAGTGAAAGCCTGGCGCAGCTGCGCGGAAGCCTCGCAGACGCCGCCTCCCGGATTCTGCCGGACGACAAGGTGGATGTTATCTGCCTCGCCTGCACCTCGGGCACGGTGGCCGTGGGCGAAGAGGCGGCCCGCCAGGAGCTTTTGAAAGGTGCGCCGGGGGCCAAGGCCACCACCCTGGCCGGATCCGTGCGCAAGGCCCTGACGGCCATGGACGCGAAGCGCATCGTCCTGGGCTCTCCCTATCTGCCGGAGTTGAACGAGGCCGTGGCGCGCTATCTGAAGGCTGCAGGCTTCGAAGTGGTGGCCGCGCGCGGCATGGGACTCAGCTACGACACCGAGATGATCCGGGTGGCCCCGGACTATCTGGTCGAGTTCGCCTGCGCCCTGGACCAGCCGGAGGCCGACGCGCTGCTACTCAGCTGTGGCGCGCTGCGCAGCATCGAGGTGGTGGAGGAGATTGAGCGGAAGATCGGCAAGCCGGTGATCTGCTCGAACCAGGCCATGCTCTGGGACTGCCTGCGGCTGGCGGGCGCCGAGGACCGCCTGGAAGGGCTGGGCCGTTTGCTGCGGGAGCACTAG
- a CDS encoding amidase, with product MRHCLARIAALNERSKAFISVDLEGALAQAESLERRESGVLRGLPYAVKDLFDVAGQVTTAGSRVFADRQASEDAESVARLRRAGAICLGKLNLHEFAYGATGENQLYGTPVNAYDHQRLAGGSSSGSAAAVAFGMVPAALGTDTGGSVRAPAALSGLVGLKPTLGLISTRGVIPYCWSLDHLGCITRSAADAALLLSVLAGHDPLDPASADVEVQDYPAAIAPRGSLEGVTIGIPRVFYFERCDPQILAASEAVMKHLERRGARLLDVELPSMERARSVSLTIQMPEALSYHMPHLEARGDLYSEEFRAGLALGQCILAEHYVRARRMLTLYRRQVDALFQEVDALLTPATPVVAPPLGSVRLGSGADAEPVGNAITRYTTFFNMTGHPAMTLPSGLHGTGLPMGVQLVARHFDEALLFRLASCIESAPEFALPPPNL from the coding sequence GTGAGACATTGCCTAGCGCGGATTGCGGCGCTGAACGAGCGCAGCAAGGCCTTTATCTCGGTTGACCTGGAAGGGGCGCTTGCCCAGGCCGAGTCACTTGAGCGGAGAGAGAGCGGCGTACTTCGTGGGCTGCCTTATGCCGTCAAGGACCTCTTCGACGTGGCCGGTCAGGTGACGACGGCCGGTTCGCGTGTCTTCGCGGATCGTCAGGCTAGCGAAGATGCAGAGAGTGTCGCGCGCCTGCGCCGGGCGGGGGCGATCTGTCTGGGCAAGCTGAACCTTCACGAGTTCGCCTACGGGGCCACGGGGGAGAATCAGCTCTACGGCACGCCCGTGAACGCCTATGACCACCAACGGCTTGCCGGCGGCTCCTCCAGCGGCTCAGCCGCCGCCGTGGCCTTCGGGATGGTCCCGGCGGCGCTCGGCACCGATACCGGCGGATCGGTGCGCGCGCCTGCGGCGCTGAGCGGTCTGGTTGGCCTGAAGCCCACCCTGGGCCTGATCTCCACGCGGGGCGTGATTCCCTATTGCTGGTCACTGGATCACCTGGGCTGCATCACCAGGAGCGCGGCGGACGCGGCGTTGCTGCTTTCGGTGCTGGCGGGCCACGATCCCCTGGACCCGGCGAGCGCCGATGTCGAGGTTCAGGACTATCCGGCTGCCATCGCACCACGAGGCAGCCTGGAGGGCGTGACCATCGGGATCCCGCGTGTCTTCTACTTCGAGCGCTGCGACCCGCAGATCCTCGCCGCGAGCGAGGCGGTGATGAAGCATCTCGAGCGACGGGGCGCGCGGCTGCTCGACGTGGAGCTGCCCTCGATGGAGCGGGCGCGCAGTGTATCGCTGACCATCCAGATGCCTGAGGCGCTGAGCTATCACATGCCTCACCTGGAGGCGCGAGGCGATCTCTACAGCGAGGAGTTCCGCGCCGGGCTGGCCCTGGGGCAATGCATCCTGGCCGAACACTATGTGCGGGCGCGCCGCATGCTGACCCTCTATCGCCGGCAGGTCGATGCGCTGTTCCAGGAGGTGGACGCCCTTCTGACCCCGGCCACGCCGGTGGTGGCGCCGCCGCTCGGCAGCGTGAGGCTGGGCAGCGGAGCGGACGCCGAACCCGTGGGCAACGCCATCACGCGCTACACCACCTTCTTCAACATGACCGGGCACCCAGCCATGACCCTGCCTTCGGGCCTGCATGGAACCGGACTGCCCATGGGGGTGCAGCTTGTGGCCCGGCATTTCGACGAAGCTCTGCTGTTCCGGCTCGCCTCCTGCATCGAGAGCGCACCGGAGTTCGCCCTGCCGCCGCCAAATCTTTGA
- a CDS encoding Xaa-Pro peptidase family protein, which produces MHSNPFSDEELARRLEATRAAMAGKGVEIALFSAPENIFYLIGLDHWGYFAPHVLVVPAEGDLLLITRAMEKVVIRNQVRNAAFLGHSDSETAADVLIKHLGGAGRGKAIGYEAWSSGFSHAMGLKLRDGVQAKEWIDISGLLDGLRNVKSPEEQHYMRLAAQAADAGTDAAIAACHDGAREADVAAECLAAMTRAGGTPPGFGPFIRPARRMAEEHTSWGDGLHAEAVFLEVAGCVARYNAPMGRLVSIGGIKDEDAAMAELSIKAFDATLAALKPGAKARDVYQGWQAVVDAAGMPEYRRHHCGYLVGIGFPPSWTGGPKVNGLRHDSDLEMQAGMTYHLMSWFTETGRGNFFVSNTVLLGPNGAEVLNRVPYGPHVTQ; this is translated from the coding sequence ATGCATTCCAATCCCTTCAGCGACGAAGAACTGGCGCGGCGCTTGGAAGCGACGCGCGCCGCGATGGCAGGCAAAGGCGTGGAGATCGCGCTTTTCTCCGCTCCGGAGAACATCTTCTACCTGATCGGTCTGGATCACTGGGGCTACTTCGCGCCCCATGTCCTTGTCGTGCCGGCGGAGGGAGACCTGCTGCTCATCACCCGCGCCATGGAGAAGGTGGTGATCCGCAATCAGGTGCGGAACGCAGCCTTCCTTGGACACAGCGATTCAGAGACGGCGGCGGATGTCCTCATCAAGCACCTCGGAGGGGCGGGGAGAGGAAAGGCCATCGGTTATGAGGCCTGGTCCTCGGGGTTCTCCCACGCCATGGGCCTGAAGCTTAGAGACGGGGTGCAGGCGAAGGAATGGATCGATATCAGCGGTCTCCTGGATGGCCTGCGCAACGTGAAGTCGCCGGAAGAGCAGCACTACATGCGTCTAGCCGCCCAGGCCGCCGATGCTGGGACTGACGCCGCCATCGCCGCCTGCCACGACGGCGCGCGGGAGGCCGACGTCGCCGCGGAATGTCTGGCCGCCATGACCCGGGCCGGAGGTACGCCGCCGGGCTTCGGCCCCTTCATCCGCCCGGCCCGCCGCATGGCCGAGGAACACACCTCCTGGGGCGATGGTCTGCACGCCGAGGCGGTCTTCCTGGAGGTGGCGGGCTGCGTGGCGCGCTACAACGCGCCCATGGGCAGGCTGGTCAGCATCGGCGGGATAAAGGACGAGGATGCGGCTATGGCCGAGCTTTCGATCAAGGCTTTCGACGCCACTCTGGCGGCGCTTAAACCCGGTGCGAAGGCGCGCGACGTCTATCAGGGCTGGCAGGCGGTTGTGGACGCCGCCGGGATGCCGGAGTACCGCCGTCATCACTGCGGCTATCTGGTGGGCATCGGGTTTCCGCCATCCTGGACCGGGGGGCCGAAGGTCAACGGCCTGCGCCATGACTCGGATCTGGAGATGCAGGCGGGCATGACCTACCACCTCATGTCCTGGTTCACCGAGACTGGGCGGGGCAACTTCTTCGTCTCCAACACGGTCCTGCTGGGACCCAACGGGGCTGAGGTCCTGAACCGCGTGCCCTATGGCCCGCATGTCACCCAATAG
- a CDS encoding Xaa-Pro peptidase family protein: MLEHAKRRMAEFQERLKDQGVELAILTDEASIAYLAGFWGYLGIEFGRPTFLLVRPDEAPSVITPLMESEMVSAMTWVERVLPWEDFGQRGWPRVLQEAVGASPKEIWVERDRLPAIVRNFLDERYPDAALKDVAPILGEQRMIKGPEEIAVMRQAGLVAGAMMRAAGDSLKQGVPEYESALAVIDAGSRAAAGFLTDRGWEAFVSPMIHNLQIMQSGRDTSMVHRRASVKRLERGDPVYFCFCNMAQFKQYKLGFDRMFHIGEVSDEAARVQQAAIDAQQAAVAAIRPGVRAEEVAQAANEVYRERGYETGYRTGRSIGVAYLEAPELKDGDKTILRPGMTFAVDGGISLEGACGGRIGDSLVVTEEGSDYLTDYPRRLLVV; this comes from the coding sequence ATGCTGGAGCATGCCAAACGGCGCATGGCTGAGTTTCAAGAACGCCTCAAAGATCAAGGGGTGGAACTGGCGATCCTGACCGATGAGGCCTCCATCGCCTATCTGGCGGGCTTCTGGGGCTACCTCGGGATCGAGTTCGGGCGGCCGACCTTTCTTCTGGTCCGGCCTGACGAGGCGCCCAGCGTCATCACACCTCTCATGGAGAGCGAGATGGTCTCCGCCATGACCTGGGTGGAGCGGGTGCTGCCCTGGGAGGACTTCGGGCAGCGCGGCTGGCCGAGGGTGCTTCAGGAAGCGGTCGGCGCGTCGCCCAAGGAGATATGGGTGGAACGCGACCGGCTGCCGGCGATCGTCCGGAACTTCCTGGATGAGCGCTATCCGGATGCTGCCCTGAAGGACGTAGCCCCGATCCTAGGCGAGCAGCGCATGATCAAGGGGCCGGAAGAGATCGCCGTGATGCGCCAGGCGGGCCTGGTGGCCGGGGCGATGATGCGGGCGGCGGGCGACTCCCTGAAGCAGGGCGTCCCGGAGTATGAGTCGGCCCTGGCGGTGATCGATGCGGGGAGCCGCGCGGCGGCAGGATTCCTGACCGACCGCGGCTGGGAGGCTTTCGTCTCTCCCATGATCCATAACCTGCAGATCATGCAGAGCGGGCGGGATACCTCGATGGTGCACCGCCGCGCTTCGGTCAAGCGCCTGGAGCGCGGCGATCCCGTCTACTTTTGCTTTTGCAACATGGCCCAGTTCAAGCAGTACAAGCTCGGCTTCGACCGTATGTTCCATATCGGCGAGGTGAGCGACGAGGCGGCGCGGGTGCAACAGGCGGCGATCGACGCCCAGCAGGCCGCGGTTGCCGCCATCCGGCCCGGTGTTCGCGCCGAGGAGGTGGCCCAGGCCGCGAACGAGGTCTACCGCGAACGCGGCTATGAGACGGGCTATCGCACGGGACGCTCCATCGGCGTCGCCTACCTGGAGGCCCCCGAGCTGAAGGATGGCGATAAGACCATCCTGCGGCCCGGCATGACCTTCGCCGTCGATGGCGGCATCTCCCTCGAAGGCGCCTGCGGCGGGCGCATTGGTGATTCGCTCGTGGTGACGGAGGAAGGCAGCGACTACCTGACCGACTATCCCAGGCGGCTTCTGGTGGTGTAG